The Rhabdothermincola sediminis sequence GGCGTCGAGTTGGTGCGGATCGTCGAAGGCCGCTCGGGGACGGTCAGGATCGACCTGGAGCTCATCGTTCGCTTCGACTACGGCGCCATCGTCCCGTGGGTGCGAGCCATCGAGGGGGGTAGGGTCGCGATCGGCGGTGCCGACGGGCTGGTGCTGCGCACGCCGGTGGAACTCGAAGGTCGGGACCTCGACACGGTCGCCTCTTTCGACGTGAGCAGCGGTGACCGGGTGCCGTTCGTGATGCAGTGGTTCCCGTCGCACGAGGCGGTTCCCGAACCGATCGACGCCCTGGTAGTCCTCGAGGACACCGAACGCTGGTGGCAGGTCTGGTCCGCTCGCTGCGCCTACGAGGGTGACTACGCGGATGCGGTGATGCGTTCACTCATCACGCTCAAGGCCCTCACACACGCCCCGACCGGCGGGGTGGTCGCGGCGGCGACGACGTCGCTTCCTGAGTACCTGGGTGGGGTGCGCAACTGGGACTACCGCTACTGCTGGCTGCGCGATGCGACGTTCACGCTCTCGGCGCTGAGTGAGGCGGGATACGCGAGCGAAGCGGTGGCGTGGAGCGAATGGCTGCGCCGGGTCATCGCCGGTAGCCCCGACAAGATGCAGATCATGTACGGGATCGGTGGGGAACGCCGCCTGGTCGAGACGGTCATCGACTGGTTGCCCGGCTACGAAGGCTCCGCCCCGGTTCGGATCGGGAATGCGGCCAGCGGGCAGTTCCAGCTCGACGTCTACGGCGAGGTCATGGACATGTTCCTGCACTCGCACGCCTGCCTCGGCAACGAGCTGCCGCCGGACGCCTGGGATCTGGCCCGCATGCTGGTGGAACACGTGCGCGAGGTCTGGACGGAACCAGACGACGGGATCTGGGAGGTGCGAGGGCCGCGCCGGCACTTCGTGCACTCGAAGGTCATGGCCTGGGTGGCCATCGATCGGTGGATCCATCTGTGCGAGCTGAGCGCACGAGCAGGGAGCCGGCCGCACCTGCCGGACCTGTCGCGTTGGATGCAGTTGCGGGACGACATGCACCGTGAGATCTGCGAGAAGGGATACGACCCCGCGGTGGGGGCGTTCACCCAGTACTACGGCTCGAGCGAGCTGGATGCGAGCTGCCTCATGCTGGCGCTGGTGGGTTTCCTGCCCGCGACCGATCCGCGCATCGTGGGCACGGTGGAGGCGATCCAGCGTGAGCTGCTCGTCGACGGCTTCGTGCGCCGTTATCGCACCGAGGCGATCCACGACGCCGGCGACACCGGCGGGTCCGGTAAGGCCGATGCATCGACGACGACGGTCGACGGGCTCCCACCGGGCGAAGGCGCCTTCCTCCTCACCACCTTCTGGTTGCTCGACAACCTGGTGCTCCTCGGCCGCGTGGCGGAGGCCCGGACGGGCTTCGAGCGGTTGCTGGCTCTTCGCAACGACGTGGGCCTGCTGTCCGAGGAGTACGACGTCGAGGACAGCCGCCAGTTGGGCAACTTCCCCCAGGCCTTCTCGCACGTGGGACTCATCCTCACGGCTCACAACCTCACCGGTCAGGGCACCGGTCCGGCTCACCATCGTGCGCTGCGGCATCCTCACTGCGCTTCGGTAGCGCGCTGAGAGCCTCCCGCCGGGGTCGTGGCTGCCGGTGGGCGCTTGGTGACGGTGCCGTTATCATGAGGCCACGCCGGCGCTGCGGCGCCGTCCGGGTCCAAGGGGGAGGCAGATGTCGGATCGGGAACTCATCGGGCGTGACGAAGCCAACGATGTGGACGCCATCGTCACCGCTGCGCTCCAGCACCCCTACGTCGGTTCGGTGCACGTGGTGCGCGACAACGCGGATGCCATCTTCACCTGGGACTACGAGAAGGGCGCCCGGCCCGGCCTCCACAAGCTCTACGAGAAGGCCAAGAACGCCCAGTGGAACGGGGAGACGGATCTCCCCTGGGACACCGACGTCGACCAGGAGGCCCTGACGGTCCAGGTCGCGGGCGCCGAGCCGAACTGGGAGTTCGCCGGCCTCGACGTCACCGGCACCCCGCTGGAGAAGTGGACCAGCAAGGAGTGGATCCGCTGGAACATCGAGCAGCAGAACTGGACGCTGAGCCAGTTCATGCACGGTGAGCAAGGGGCCCTGCTCTGCACGGCCAAGATCGTCGAGACGGTGCCGTGGATCGATGCGAAGTACTACGCGGCCACGCAGGTGATGGACGAGGCTCGCCACGTCGAGGTCTTCGCCAAGTACCTGGACACGAAGCTCTCGGGCCATTACCCCCTGAACGCCCATCTCGGGATGCTGCTCGACGACATCCTCGAGGACAGCCGCTGGGACATGACCTACCTGGGCATGCAGATCATGGTCGAAGGCCTGGCGCTGGCCGCGTTCGGCTTCATGCACGCCCTCACCCCCGAACCGCTGCTCAAGCAACTCCTCCGCTACGTGATGAGCGACGAAGCCCGCCACGTGGCCTTCGGGGTGCTGTCGCTCAAGGAGTACTACGCGGAGCTCTCCGATGCCGAGCTGCGGGAGCGACAGGAGTTCGCGTTCGAGGCTGCGCTGCGGATGCGGGATCGGCTGCTCGCGGTCGAGGTGTGGGACCGCATGGGCATCGACCCTCGGTTGGCGATCGGTCGCTTCAAGGGTGATCGGCTGGAAGACCCCTTCCAGCTCATGCTCTTCTCGAAGATCGTGCCCAACTGCAAGAAGCTCGGGCTGCTCGATGCTGGTGGCGGTTGGCTGCGGGACCGCTTCACCGAGATCGGCGTCATCCAGTTCGAGGACTGGGTCGACACCACCAACGAGTACGAGTCGCTCGACGAGCTCGCCAAGGATCGCGCCGCAGCCGCCTCGCGGCCGGCCTGAGCGTTCAGTACCGTTCCTCCGCACGCTCGTAGAGGTGGATCGGCACCGCAGTCACAACGGTGTTCGGCCGCATGCGCAACCTGGTGCGCAACACGAGCGCGCTCTGGTTGTGGAGAAGCTGCTCCCACCAGTGGCTCAGGACGAACTCGGGCACCACGACCGTGATGATGTCGTCGGGCCACTCCCGATCGAGCTCGTCGATGAACGCCATCACCGGCCCCGCCAGTTCCCGGTAGGGGGAGTAGATGGTGCGTAGCTCAACCGGGATGTCGTATTCCTCCCACTGTTTCTGGAGGCGCTGTTGCTGCTCCTCGTCGTGGACGACGGTGACCGCCATCAGCCGGTCGGGCGCGAGGGATCGCGCATAGGTGATGGCATCGAGCACCCCGCGATGCACCTGGCCGACCAGGACGATGACGGTGTGGCGGTGGCGCTTCGAGCGGTAGCCCTCGGGGACCGAGATGGCGGTGGCGACCCGCACGTAGTGGCGGTGGATGGCCCTGAACATCGTGACGATGATCGGGATCAGCAGCACCGGGATCCAGGCGCCGATCGCGAACTTCGACACCACCACGACCAGGAGCACCACGAACGTCGCCAGGGCGCCGACCGCATTGATCACCTGGTTCCGTCGCCATCCCTTTTCGCGCACCCGCCGGTGGTGGAGCACCATGCCCGCTTGCGAGAGTGTGAAGCCCGTGAAGACCCCGACGGCATAGAGGGGGATCAGGGCGCTGGTGACGCCACCGAAGGCCACGATCAGGATGCCCGCCACCAGGGCGAGCAGGATGATGCCGTTCGAGAAGACCAGCCGGTCCCCGCGGTTGGTGAGCTGCCGGGGGAGGTAGCCGTCACCCGCGATGATCGACGACACCCGCGGGAAGTCCGCGAAGGCGGTGTTGGCCGCGAGGATCAGGATGGCGAAGGTCGAGAACTGGAGCACGTAGTACAAGACGTTGCCCAGGTCCCCGATGCTGCTCGGCCCGTCGAGGTAGAGGTAGCGGCCCATGATCGACAGGAGGGTCTCCTCCTCGCTCACCGTGGGCTTGAGGTTGTGAGCCACTACGGACAATCCCATGAATGCCGTACCGAGGATGAGCCCCATCGCGATCAGGGTCGTCGCAGCGTTGTGCGACTCGGGCTTCTTGAAGGCGGGGACACCGTTGGAGATGGCCTCGATACCGGTCAGGGCCACCGCACCCGAGGAGAAGGCGCGCAACAGCAGGAGCATGCCAAGGCTGCTGAACATCGGGAGGCCATCGGAGCCGATGGCGGTCCCGTGCTGTCGAGCCAGCTCGACCAGCGAGGAGACGTTCTCCTCCATGGGTGGCAGGTCCCGCAGGAAGATCTCGTAGAGCCCGTAGCCGATCAGCAGGGCGAGGCTGACGATGTAGGTGTAGACGGGCGGCGCGAAGAGCTTGCCGGACTCCTTCGCGCCACGGAGGTTCGCCAGCGTCATCACCGCGATGGCGATGAGGCAGAGCGTGACCCGGTACGGGAGCAGCTCGGAGAACGCGGAGGTGATGGCGGCGATCCCCGCCGACACCGAGACCGCGACCGTCAGGATGTAGTCGACGAGCAGCGACGCGCCGGCGACGAGCGAGGGGAGCACACCGAGGTTCTCCCGGCTGACGACGTACGAGCCGCCTCCACTCGGGTAGGCGTAGATCGTCTGCCGGTAGCTGGTGATCACGATCGTCAGCAGGAGGGCGACGACGAGGGAGATCGGCACCAGGCTGTTCAGGGCGACCATGCCGACCACGGGAACCAGGACCAGCAGGATCTCCTCCGTCGCGTAGGCGGTGGAGGAGATGGCGTCCGACGCGAACACCGTCAGCGCGGTCGGCCGACCGAGGCGGGTGTGCGCCTCCTCGGTGCTCGCGATGGGAGGACCGACGATCAGGCGTTTGAGAGCTGAGTACATCGGCGCTCCGCGTGGGTCTTCCGGTCACCGCCGTCCGGGGGTCGTCGGCAATCTACGCCCGGTCGGGCGCCGGCAGGAAAAGTCGTAGCCGGCCGAGTTCGCGGTCGGTTAGGCCGCCAGGGTGGAGCACCACGAGGGCGGGGCTTAGGATGCGCCGGCGTGCCATCGCCCGGCGGTGCGGGCGTGGCCACCGGAGGAGGTAGCCGTGCACGTTGTGGTCGTCGGATGCGGGCGAGTGGGGTCAGGATTGGCCGCGGCGCTCGAGGACGAGGGCCATTCGGTCGCCGTCGTGGACCGCCGTCCGGAGGCGTTCACCCGGCTCCCGGAGGGGTTCCGCGGCGCCACCGTCGTCGGGGTCGGGTTCGACCGGGAGCGGCTACAGCGAGCCGGCATCGAACGGGCGGGCGCGGTGGCGGCGGTCACGAGCGGTGACAACTCCAACATCGTCGTGGCCAGGGTGGCCCGGGAGGCGTTCGGCATCGAGCGGGTGGTGGCCCGCATCTACGACCAGCGGCGCGCCGCGATCTACGAGCGGCTGGGCATCCCCACCGTGGCCACCGTGCAGTGGACGATCGACCGGGTGCTACGTCGTGTGCTTCCCGATTCGCCGAACGTCGAGTGGGTCGATCCGTCGGCCAGCGTGTGCCTCGTGGAGCGTTCGGTCCCCGAGGCGTGGGCAGGTCAACCGGTCGCAGCACTCGAGGTGCCTGGGTCTGCCCGGATCACGGCCGTGACCCGCCTGGGCAAGGCGATGCTCGGGGAATCGGGCTTCGTGCTCCAGGACGGCGATGTGGTGTGGGCGACCTGTGCCGGCGACGGCATCGACCGGTTCGACGAGCACCTCGAAGCCGGGCCGAATGGAGGTGGCCGGTGATGCGGGTGGTCATCGCGGGTGGGGGGAACGTGGGCACCTACATCGCTGGGGAGCTGCACCGGGCGGGCCACGAGGTGCTGATCGTGGAGGTCGACCCCCGCCGAGTCGATCAGGCCCGCTCCGCCGGTGAGCCGGCGGGCGTCGAATGGCTCCAGGCCGACGCCTGCGAGATCTCCGAGCTGGTCCGGGCCGAGCCGGGTCGCGCGGACGTGGTGGTGGCGGTCACGGGCGACGACGAGGACAACCTGGTCATTTCCCTGCTGGCCAAGCAGGAGTTCGGCGTGCCCCGTGTCGTGGCCCGCGTCAACAACCCCTCCAACGAGTGGTTGTTCAACGAGAGTTGGGGGGTGGACCTCTCGGTCTCCACGCCGCACCTGCTCACGGCGCTGGTCGAGGAGGCGCTCACGGTAGGGAGCCTGGTACGCCTGCTGTCGTTCGCCGGCGGCCGGGTCCGTTTGTCCGAGGTCACCCTGGCCGACGTCTCACCGGCTTGTGGGAAGGAGATCGTCGATCTGGACCTGCCCCGCGACTCCACGGTCGTCGCGGTCCTCCGCCAGGATCACGTGGTGGTGCCACGGGGTGACACCACGTTGTACGCGGGAGACGAAGTCGTGGTGCTGGTGACGGACGAGAGCGAAGCTCAGGTTCGCCAGGTGCTCATCGGCACCTGAGCGTGCTCGTGGCCGCCTGCCGGAGCGGCTGGGGTCACAGCAAGGTGTAGGCCGGGTTGAGCAGCACCAGCCGGCCCCGCTCGGTGCGAGCCACCCCCTCCAGGACCATGCCGCGCCCGAGGGTGACGCCGTGGAGAACCTTGCGGCCGGTGAACACTCCCGTGGCCCGGCCGGTGCCGTCGCTGATGGTGACCTCAACGGCCGGGGAGCCAGCGCGTGGGACCAGGCGCGACTCCTGGATCTCCCCGCCCACCCGCACCGGCTCGCGCAGCGGGGCCTCCCCGATCGGTGTGAGGCCCAGACCCTGGTAGCGCTCCTGCAGGCGGGCCTGGTCGAGCTGCTGGACGCTGGCGGTGAGGCGTTGGCGGATCTTCGAGACCGAGGGCACGGCGGCCAGCGTGCCACGCCCGCCGGCACCGGTCACACCGGACCGGTGCTCAGGTTGTCGTCTTCGCCGGGTCCTGCGAGACTGTCGAGCAGCGAGGGGAGTACCCCGACACGGATCCGTCGTCATCACGGCCGACCGGCACGTCGCTGCCGATTGCCCGGCGGTTCCGGCCCCCAGCGGGTGGGAGAGACCTCCGGTCGATCAACGAACGCGAGACCGGAGACGAACCTGCGTGACCGTGCCCACGCTCCGCGCTGCTGACCGCGAGATCCACGCCCTCGACGCTGCGGCGGTGGCCTCCGCGCTCGGGGTCGACCTCGGCACCGGGCCCAGCAACGCCGAAGTCGATCGCCGCCGCGCCGCGGTGGGGCCGAACCGCCTCGACGAGCCGGCGGTACGTCCCGCGTGGTTGCGGTTCCTCGACCAGTTCCGCAGCGGCATCGTCTACATCCTCGTCGTGGCCGCGGTCGTCGCCGGTGCAGTTGGGGACCTCAAGGACCCGATCGTCATCGGAGCGGTCCTCGCCCTGAACGCCGTGCTCGGCTACGTCCAAGAGGCCAAGGCGAGCTCCGCCATGGCGGCACTGAAGAAGATGCTGGTGACCCGAGTTCGGGTGCGGCGCGACGGCCAGGTGCGGGAAGTCGACGCCGAGGAGCTGGTCCCCGGGGATGTGGCGCTCCTCGAGGCGGGTGATCGTGTCCCGGCCGACGGCCGGGTGGTGGTGGCGGTGAACGCCGCGGTGGACGAGTCTGCGCTCACCGGCGAATCGACACCGGTCGACAAGCAGACCGCGCCCCTGCCCGAGGGGGACGTCCCGGTCGCCGATCGGAGCAACTGCGTGTTCATGAACGCCACCGTGGTGCGGGGCCGCATCGAGATGGTGGTCACCGAGACGGGCATGCGCACCGAGATCGGCCGCGTCGCAGCGCTGCTGCGGGTCGGGGAGCCGCCACCCACCCCGTTGCAGCGTCAGCTCGACGCGCTCAGCCGGAGGCTGGCGCTCATCGCCATCGTCGCCGTGAGCGCGGTGTTCGCCCTTCGTATCGCTCAGGGTGACGCCTTGGGCGACGCGGCGCTGGGAGCGGTGGCGCTCGCGGTGGCCGCCATCCCCGAAGGGCTGCCGGCGGTGGTGACCGTCACCCTCGCGCTCGGTGTGTCGCAGATGGCCAGGCAGGGTGCGATCGTCAAGCGCCTGCACTCGGTGGAGACGCTGGGCTCGACGTCGGTGATCTGCACGGACAAGACCGGCACGCTCACCCTCAACCGGATGACCGTTCGAGAGGTCGTGGCTGAGGACCAGCCGCACGCGTTGCTCCTCGGCGCGCTGTGCAGTGACGCATCGATCACCGACGGTCAGACCATCGGCGAGCCCACGGAGGCCGCCATCCTCGAGGGGGCCGCGGCCCGTGGTATCGACGTCGCGGCCGAGCGCGCCCGCTGGCCCCGCGTCGGCGAGTTGCCGTTCGACTCGGGTACCAAGTTCATGGCCACGTACCACCTCCAGCCAGGCGCCGGGTCGGTGACCCTGGTGGTCAAGGGAGCACCCGACGTGTTGCTCGAGCGTTCCTCGTCGAGTCCGGGCCAGCGCGAGCGGGTGCTGGATGACCACGCGCGGCTCGCGGCCGAGGGCCTTCGAGTCCTGGCGGTGGCCACCAGGTCGCTCCCTGCGTCGGAGGTGCTCGATGACGGTGGCGCGGTGGCCGACCCCAGCCGATGGGTGGAGGACGGTCTCGAGGTCGTCGGGCTGTACGGCATCGTCGACCCGCCACGTCCCGAAGCGAAGGACGCCGTCGCCCGCTGCCAGCGCGCCGGTATCGACGTCAAGATGATCACCGGCGACCACGCCTCGACCGCGGGAGCCATCGCCGGGGAGCTGGGGATCAGGGGTCGGGTGGTGACCGGCGTCGAGCTGTCGGCGATGTCCGACCAGGAGCTGGCACGGTCGATCGACGGCATCGGCGTGTGCGCCCGGGTGTCACCCGAGCACAAGGTCCGCGTGGTGGAGGCCCTGCAGGCCAACGATCGGGTCGTGGCCATGACCGGCGACGGGGTGAACGACGCCGCGGCCCTCCAGCGGGCGGACATCGGTGTGGCCATGGGCATCACGGGCACGGAGGTGACCAAGGACGCCGGCGACATGGTGCTCACCGACGACAACTTCGCCACCATCGTCGGCGCCGTGGAGCGAGGTCGGGCCATCTACGACAACATCGTGAAGTTCGTGCGCTTCCAGGTCACGACGAACCTCGGTGCGATCAGCACCATCCTCGGTGCCAGCCTGCTCGGACTGCCCGTGCCCTTCACCCCGATCCAGGTGTTGTGGGTGAACCTGATCGCCGACGGCCCGCCCGCCATGACCCTCGGGGTGGACCCAGCCGACCGTGACGTGATGGCGCGGGCCCCGAGGCCCGTCGGGGCGGCCATCCTCGACCCGCGGCGGGTCGCCCGGTTGGTCTTCCTCGCCCTGGTGATGGCCGCCGGGGTCCTCGGCCTGTATGCCGCCGCCGAGCCCCGATGGGGTCGAGCGGTGGCGCTGACCATGACCTTCACGACGTTCGTGTTCTTCCAGATGTTCAACGTCTTCAACGCTCGCCGCGAGGAGCGCAGCGTGTTCAGCCGGTATTCACTGGCCAACTGGCGGCTGTGGGCCAGCGTCGGGATCGTCGTCGTCCTGCAGCTGCTCGCCGTGCGTTGGGGGCCGCTGCAGAGCCTGTTCGCCACGGAGACCCTCACCGCAGGCCAGCTCCTGCTCTGCGCCGCCGTGGCGTCGACCGTCATCTGGGCCGAGGAAGCCCGCAAGCTCACCATCCGACTCGCCAGGAGGACCGCACGATGAGATGTCCCGCCGGATGCGACGCCACGCTCGTGATGGCCGAGCGGCAAGGGATCGAGATCGACTACTGCCCGAGCTGCCGCGGCGTCTGGCTCGACCGCGGGGAGCTCGACAAGATCATCGAGCGCAGTCACACCGCCGGCGCGCCGACCTCGCCTTCGGCGGGCGCACCGCTCCCACCACCACCGCCCGCGACGGGATGGCGGGAGCCGTACGTAACCACCCGACCCTACGGTGCACCGGGGTCGCCGCCGCCGGGCTATGGGCGCCGGAAGCGCAGGGGCTTCCTCGATGAGCTGTTTGATTTCTGAGCTGGCCGGCCCTCGGGTCCCACGGTCAGCTCGGTAGCCTGGCGATGGTGCGCGGTTCGCCTTCACCCGCGGGTGACGATCACCACGACGACCACCCGCGCTTCGAGGAGCTGCGCCAGGAGCTCGGCGCGCTCGAAGAGGCTGCCATAGAGGCGGAGCTCGAGACGGGACGGCGTGAGGAGACGATCGAGGAGGCCAAGCGTCACCTCGCCCTGCGTGCTGCCCGGGTCGCCGCAGGTGTGGTCGTGGTGGTGGTCGGGCTGGCGATGCTGGCACTCCCCGGACCGGGCCTGATCACGGTGGCGGCCGGCCTCGCCTTGCTGGCCCAGGACGTGCCGTTCGCCCG is a genomic window containing:
- a CDS encoding PGPGW domain-containing protein, which encodes MRGSPSPAGDDHHDDHPRFEELRQELGALEEAAIEAELETGRREETIEEAKRHLALRAARVAAGVVVVVVGLAMLALPGPGLITVAAGLALLAQDVPFARRLLQRVRQRLPEDEDGNVSPYVIGGSVLLAVAGFGVSLWWAFFR
- a CDS encoding potassium channel family protein, with the protein product MRVVIAGGGNVGTYIAGELHRAGHEVLIVEVDPRRVDQARSAGEPAGVEWLQADACEISELVRAEPGRADVVVAVTGDDEDNLVISLLAKQEFGVPRVVARVNNPSNEWLFNESWGVDLSVSTPHLLTALVEEALTVGSLVRLLSFAGGRVRLSEVTLADVSPACGKEIVDLDLPRDSTVVAVLRQDHVVVPRGDTTLYAGDEVVVLVTDESEAQVRQVLIGT
- a CDS encoding APC family permease, with product MYSALKRLIVGPPIASTEEAHTRLGRPTALTVFASDAISSTAYATEEILLVLVPVVGMVALNSLVPISLVVALLLTIVITSYRQTIYAYPSGGGSYVVSRENLGVLPSLVAGASLLVDYILTVAVSVSAGIAAITSAFSELLPYRVTLCLIAIAVMTLANLRGAKESGKLFAPPVYTYIVSLALLIGYGLYEIFLRDLPPMEENVSSLVELARQHGTAIGSDGLPMFSSLGMLLLLRAFSSGAVALTGIEAISNGVPAFKKPESHNAATTLIAMGLILGTAFMGLSVVAHNLKPTVSEEETLLSIMGRYLYLDGPSSIGDLGNVLYYVLQFSTFAILILAANTAFADFPRVSSIIAGDGYLPRQLTNRGDRLVFSNGIILLALVAGILIVAFGGVTSALIPLYAVGVFTGFTLSQAGMVLHHRRVREKGWRRNQVINAVGALATFVVLLVVVVSKFAIGAWIPVLLIPIIVTMFRAIHRHYVRVATAISVPEGYRSKRHRHTVIVLVGQVHRGVLDAITYARSLAPDRLMAVTVVHDEEQQQRLQKQWEEYDIPVELRTIYSPYRELAGPVMAFIDELDREWPDDIITVVVPEFVLSHWWEQLLHNQSALVLRTRLRMRPNTVVTAVPIHLYERAEERY
- a CDS encoding OB-fold nucleic acid binding domain-containing protein, whose amino-acid sequence is MPSVSKIRQRLTASVQQLDQARLQERYQGLGLTPIGEAPLREPVRVGGEIQESRLVPRAGSPAVEVTISDGTGRATGVFTGRKVLHGVTLGRGMVLEGVARTERGRLVLLNPAYTLL
- a CDS encoding cation-translocating P-type ATPase: MPTLRAADREIHALDAAAVASALGVDLGTGPSNAEVDRRRAAVGPNRLDEPAVRPAWLRFLDQFRSGIVYILVVAAVVAGAVGDLKDPIVIGAVLALNAVLGYVQEAKASSAMAALKKMLVTRVRVRRDGQVREVDAEELVPGDVALLEAGDRVPADGRVVVAVNAAVDESALTGESTPVDKQTAPLPEGDVPVADRSNCVFMNATVVRGRIEMVVTETGMRTEIGRVAALLRVGEPPPTPLQRQLDALSRRLALIAIVAVSAVFALRIAQGDALGDAALGAVALAVAAIPEGLPAVVTVTLALGVSQMARQGAIVKRLHSVETLGSTSVICTDKTGTLTLNRMTVREVVAEDQPHALLLGALCSDASITDGQTIGEPTEAAILEGAAARGIDVAAERARWPRVGELPFDSGTKFMATYHLQPGAGSVTLVVKGAPDVLLERSSSSPGQRERVLDDHARLAAEGLRVLAVATRSLPASEVLDDGGAVADPSRWVEDGLEVVGLYGIVDPPRPEAKDAVARCQRAGIDVKMITGDHASTAGAIAGELGIRGRVVTGVELSAMSDQELARSIDGIGVCARVSPEHKVRVVEALQANDRVVAMTGDGVNDAAALQRADIGVAMGITGTEVTKDAGDMVLTDDNFATIVGAVERGRAIYDNIVKFVRFQVTTNLGAISTILGASLLGLPVPFTPIQVLWVNLIADGPPAMTLGVDPADRDVMARAPRPVGAAILDPRRVARLVFLALVMAAGVLGLYAAAEPRWGRAVALTMTFTTFVFFQMFNVFNARREERSVFSRYSLANWRLWASVGIVVVLQLLAVRWGPLQSLFATETLTAGQLLLCAAVASTVIWAEEARKLTIRLARRTAR
- a CDS encoding TFIIB-type zinc ribbon-containing protein is translated as MRCPAGCDATLVMAERQGIEIDYCPSCRGVWLDRGELDKIIERSHTAGAPTSPSAGAPLPPPPPATGWREPYVTTRPYGAPGSPPPGYGRRKRRGFLDELFDF
- a CDS encoding glycoside hydrolase family 15 protein — encoded protein: MPSLIEDYAIIGDTETVALVGRDGSIDWFCAPRFDSAACFAALLGDRHHGRWLLAPHDRPSRVDRRYRGDTLVLETVFTTPTGQVAVIDFMPVRRRGVELVRIVEGRSGTVRIDLELIVRFDYGAIVPWVRAIEGGRVAIGGADGLVLRTPVELEGRDLDTVASFDVSSGDRVPFVMQWFPSHEAVPEPIDALVVLEDTERWWQVWSARCAYEGDYADAVMRSLITLKALTHAPTGGVVAAATTSLPEYLGGVRNWDYRYCWLRDATFTLSALSEAGYASEAVAWSEWLRRVIAGSPDKMQIMYGIGGERRLVETVIDWLPGYEGSAPVRIGNAASGQFQLDVYGEVMDMFLHSHACLGNELPPDAWDLARMLVEHVREVWTEPDDGIWEVRGPRRHFVHSKVMAWVAIDRWIHLCELSARAGSRPHLPDLSRWMQLRDDMHREICEKGYDPAVGAFTQYYGSSELDASCLMLALVGFLPATDPRIVGTVEAIQRELLVDGFVRRYRTEAIHDAGDTGGSGKADASTTTVDGLPPGEGAFLLTTFWLLDNLVLLGRVAEARTGFERLLALRNDVGLLSEEYDVEDSRQLGNFPQAFSHVGLILTAHNLTGQGTGPAHHRALRHPHCASVAR
- a CDS encoding potassium channel family protein, which codes for MHVVVVGCGRVGSGLAAALEDEGHSVAVVDRRPEAFTRLPEGFRGATVVGVGFDRERLQRAGIERAGAVAAVTSGDNSNIVVARVAREAFGIERVVARIYDQRRAAIYERLGIPTVATVQWTIDRVLRRVLPDSPNVEWVDPSASVCLVERSVPEAWAGQPVAALEVPGSARITAVTRLGKAMLGESGFVLQDGDVVWATCAGDGIDRFDEHLEAGPNGGGR
- a CDS encoding ferritin-like domain-containing protein, giving the protein MSDRELIGRDEANDVDAIVTAALQHPYVGSVHVVRDNADAIFTWDYEKGARPGLHKLYEKAKNAQWNGETDLPWDTDVDQEALTVQVAGAEPNWEFAGLDVTGTPLEKWTSKEWIRWNIEQQNWTLSQFMHGEQGALLCTAKIVETVPWIDAKYYAATQVMDEARHVEVFAKYLDTKLSGHYPLNAHLGMLLDDILEDSRWDMTYLGMQIMVEGLALAAFGFMHALTPEPLLKQLLRYVMSDEARHVAFGVLSLKEYYAELSDAELRERQEFAFEAALRMRDRLLAVEVWDRMGIDPRLAIGRFKGDRLEDPFQLMLFSKIVPNCKKLGLLDAGGGWLRDRFTEIGVIQFEDWVDTTNEYESLDELAKDRAAAASRPA